In Lathyrus oleraceus cultivar Zhongwan6 chromosome 2, CAAS_Psat_ZW6_1.0, whole genome shotgun sequence, the DNA window attggagaagatgaagtgagaaAAGTTGAAGGTGATGTTTGCAGAAAGGTGAGGTAGTAGTGAAAAATGAAGTGAATGCTGAAGCCCCCACAAATGATGGGGAAGATGAGAATTTATAGGGATTAGGCTTGGGATCTCTAAGGCTTGGAATTaggcttggagttagttaaaaGAGGTTTGGAGTTAGTTGGGATGAACTCAGTGAGTTTAGGTAGTTAACTCACTGAGTTGGAAGTTAGTTAATTTGTTAACTTAGTGGAAATGTGTTCAAGTGACTGTTTGTGTTTGGTTATTGTAGGTGACAATTTGAATGAGATTAGCTTATCATGACTGGAAACTGTAGGTTAACAGTGGTTGTGTTATGTTATGTGATTTTGGTCTCGGTTATGATTGTGTAAGTTGAAGTGCTAATGGATTTTACCGCACTTATTTTGCTGCATGTTTAATGTGTTCATAATGCATGTGGTTGAAGCTTGTTAAAGTAATGAACCTAGGAGTATCGTCGAGTGCTCACCTCTCTCCCGGTGTTCATGCATGGGTCTACTTGCCTTGGATTGCAAGCCTCAATGATGGAGGATCATGTTTCATCCCAAAAGTCCCCTTCGCACAACAGTGGTGTAAAATCCTACAGAACAAGCCATGAGTCGACTCAAGTAgggaatgagtcgactcaaacagtGGTTTCCCAGGGTTGAGTCGACCTGGGAGTCGACCTGTCCACACCCACGAAGAAATGATTGAAAGAAGAAATGGAGATGAGTCGATGCAAGTGACGACCAGCATTGAGTCGACCGGTAGGTCGACCTGTTCCGACCCGAGGGAACCAGGTTTAAAGAAAGAAGGAGCATGAGTCGATGCAAAGGGCGAGTGAGTCGACTTACTCAAGCTGCCCAAAATTGAGTTGATCAGTGGGTCAACCTGTAAGGATCCGGAGGTTTTGTgccgagtcatgagtcgactcataCGACTATAAACctccaaaaatgagtttttttgCAATGTTACACCTTTTTTGCACTTTTTTTTTTTGTATGTAATGAGTGTTTTAGGGATAAAAAACAATGTAATAGAACAATTGAATGAAAATAACTTGACTCAATGCATGAACACGACCACAAATTAAACCCAAGATTTATAATTGACGCATGGAAGCGGGGAACGTGACCCTACGGACCAAGCAATGGTGGTATGACCATGATTAGGTGAATGAATGAAGGTGGATGGAAGTTATGAGACCAAGGACTTGGATTATGACCAAAAGACTAGAGCGCCCAACGCGACATAATGGAAGAACCATGTACCGGATACAGAGTGTGACACATCACTTGAGATTGCCtgagattagggttttggagGCCTCAGTTCCTCGGAGCAAGTCCAAACCCAGCATTTCTAGTTGTTGTACAAACAAACCACAGCCCTGCAAGTCAAACACTATTGAATCTTCTCAgacctgaatgtatggatagCAACGGCTTCCGGACAATCAAGGTgggagaggattaaatactaaaatatcAGAAAATTTGCCCGCGCGGAGTGGGATGAACAAGCCAATCTTCACGCAGGGTGGCGGTATATTGCAAGGAGATCTTTAATGGTAAGTGGGATGAACAAGCCAATCTTCACGCAGGGCAGCTGTTGGGAATTAGAATGTTATTTAGTAGATGGATATTTATGAAGGGTTAGATATGCATGGTGTATGCAATATGCTAATGCAATATGATTGATGATTTTTTTCCTTTCTCTTAGCTTTTATTCTTTCTCATTTCATATTTCTATTTTTTTACTCTCAtatattctttctttcttttcttttgttgCCTCCCCCATCGTGTTTAGGCATGTACTAGGTGAATGGTATGTCTCCGCAGGATTCCGCGAAGGCAAATGAGGTGTCTTGCTAGGGATATCCGATTTTCTCGCACAACAGGTAGCAACGGCTCCTCCACACTAGAAAAAAGTCTTACCAACAACAGGTTAAGAAGGAGAGTGAGGTCCACACAGGTGAGTGATGGTATCAATACAAACAAATATTGAAAGGGGTTTAACAACACGAACGGGCGTTGAGATCAATAAAACGGGTATTGACAAGAGGATCAATACAGACGCGTATTGTGAGATtaatacagacgagtattgaaaTAGGACCAACATGGACGAGTGGGGATGCCTAATAAGGACGAGTATTATGAATCAACATGGACAAGTATTGGAAGAAGTAATGATAAACACGGACGAGTGTTAATGATCAATACAGACTAGTATTGAAACATAAAAAatcaacacagacgagtgttgaagatcaatacggacgagtatcGAAAATTGAGATAACAACACGGGCGAATGTTGAAGGTCAATACGGACGATTATCGAAGAAGGAATGGATGACACAACAGAGTGTTAAAgatcaatatggacgagtattgaaaaagaTGACGAGTGTCAGAAACAGAGGCTCCACTAGGGATCAACGCGAACAAGTATTGAAAAAGAAGGAAAGATTAACACGGACGAGCGTTGGAAAAAGGATCAACATGGAAGGATATTGGAGATCAATACGGACCCGTATTGAAAtgaaatgattaacacggacggGTGTTGAAGATCAATATGGATGAGTATTGAAAAAGAAATGATTAACATAGACGAGTGTTAAAGctcaatacggatgagtattgaaGGAAGGTAATAACACATACGAGCACGGATTCTCGATACGGACGAGTATCGTGAACCAATACAGACGAATATTAAAATCAATAACGATCAATACGGACGAGCATTGAAATAGAAATGATTATCACAGACGAGTGTAAATCTCAATACGGACAAGTACTAGAGgaaaggaatgattaacacggacaTGTGTCGGGGgtcaatacggacgagtattgaaacAAATGTGATCAACACGGACGAGCGTGGAGGATCAATACGGACGAGCATTGAAGAAAGATGAACCTTCTTAGGCAATTGTCGGGGATCGATACAGATGAGTATTAAAAGGAGAAAGGATCGACACGAGCGGGTGTTTGAAAAAGAGAAccaacacggacgagtgttgaagatcaatacgAACGAGTATCGAAGGAAACGGTAACAACATGGACGAGCATTGAAGATTATTACGGACGAGTATTAAAAGGacaacacagacgagtgttgaagaATGAGGTATCAACACGGGCAAGTGTTGAAATGAAATGATCATCACACGAGTATTGATGAGCAACACGGACATGTATTGAAAAAGAAACGATTATCACGGACGAGTGTTGAACAAAGGTCAAAGAAATGGGTCAACACGGACGAGTGATGCAATCTAATACCGACGAGTATTGGAGAAAGCAAGGATCAAAATGGACGGGTGTCAAAAATGGCGACTTCCCTAGGGATCAACACGGACGATCATTGAAAGAAGGAAAGGGGACGTCGCAGGCGAAAGGAAATTGACCACTTACGAAAGGTAAGTGGCTGTTTGAGGATCCCTAAGGTATTTGCAAAAGAGAGACTTCGAGAAACCTGCGTGGATACCAATCCAAGGTTTCATGAAGATGTTCTCAACTGAGGGGAAGAACATCTCAGCAGAAGATTCTTTTACGCTGTCGAGAAAGAGTTTTATGCAATTATGCATGTTTATTTTGCGAGGTGTAACGATCCATCTTGATGGAATATGCTACGCACTTCACGAAGCACTGTTATGTAATGCATGATTGTTTATGCATAAATGCAATAGTCTGGATATGTCTGGGTTGAGAGTGATTGGGTTTTGTGAGGGGGCTGACTTCCTAATATTCCAGTCTCCATGGATACCACGAAGATGACCTAACAAGATCTGGACCAGATTTGAGCCATCGGTTTAACTGCCATCCTCTATGAGGAATTATTCGAGTTAGGGTGAGACCCGCGGGTCGACAGAGATTTTTCCCGCACCAGGACATCGTGTCTTGGACGTAGTGAATATCCTTCGGATCCTTTTTTACGGAAAAGAAAATTCCTTTTCACTTTGAatactttatttttatttcccCCCACAATTTTCAAAGAATTGTTTattaataaattttatttatcTCTACAAACAAACAGAAAAATGTAGAAGACTGAGCATATCTGAATGACAACACTTTTATTGATAATGAACCCATGAAATGGGTGATCTACAACAGGAAGCAACTCCTTAAAGAGGTAATTGAGAAAAAGATGGAAAATACAATGGCAATGACTTGAGCAGCCATTGATTCCTTATCCTGCTATAGTCCATATGTCCTCAGAGGTCCTTTTCCTTCGCTTCTGAACATGGTGATTGGATCGATTCTTCCTTTCTATAATTCTTATGCTCGGGACACCAGGGTACGAAGGTCCTCCCCAGACTGTAGCCACTTGCCTTTAAacaatccctaatttttgcctaggctgccatttcgggttttcaacctACCGGGATGCCCTTTTTTCCTTCGTTGCCCCTAGGGATCAGCTTAGCGGGTTTATTCATTTTTtgattttatccctaatttttgcctggacttttgTTTTTGtggtccaccgggatacccttttttgcctaacTTTCCCCTAGGGGTCAACTTAGCGGGTTTATTAGGCGAAGTACTTTTTTACTGCGTCTGCATTTATGGGAGATGGGAGATCGTCACCATCAATAGTTGATAAGATTAAGGCTCCTCCAAAGAAGACCTTTCTCACTATGTATTGACCTTCGTAGTTGGGTGTCCATTTCCCACGCGGATCTGGATGGATTGGCAGAATCTTTCATAATACCAAGTCTCCAACCTCAAGATATCGAGGATGGACTTTTATGTCAAAAGCCCTATTCAACCGCCTCTGATATAGCTGACCGTGGAATATGGATGCCAGGCGTTCCTCATCGATGAGGTTAAGTTGATCCAATCTTGCTTGGACCCATTCTACTTCGTCCAACTTGACATCTGTTAATATCCTCAATGAAGGAATCTCTACTTAGATAGGAAGTACTGCATCCATGCCATACACGAAAGGGAACGAAGTTGCCCCAGTGGAAGTACGTACTGATGTACGGTATCCATGTAAAGATAATGGAAACATTTCATTCCAGTCCTTGTACGTTTGcaccattttctgaatgatctttttgatgttcttattggctgtctcaaccgccccattcatcttcggatGATACGACGATGAATTGTGATattcaatcttgaaatctttacacaattctttcatcatcttgttgtttaGGTTAGAGCCGTTATCTGTGATGATCTTATTTGGGATTCCATATCGACATATGATTTCCTTCTTCAAGAAGTGAGCCACTACTTGCTTTGTGACATTTGCATACGAGACTGCCTCCACCCATTTAGTGAAGTAGTCGATGGCCACAAGTATGAAGCGATGTCCGTTCCAGGAAGTTAGCTTAATGCGCCCGATTACGTCGATGCCCCACATGGAGAACAACCATGGTGATGTCAAGACGTTGAGCGGGACTGGTGGCACGTGGATCTTGTCTACGTAAATCTGGAACTTATGGCATGTATGGACGTGACGATGGCAGTCATtctccattgtcatccagtaataacctgctctcaagATCTTTTTAACCATGGTGTGCCCACTGGCGTGTGTCCCGAATGACCCTTCATGTATTTCCATTATGATGcagtctgcttcgtgtctatccacgcatctgagcaggaccgagtcataattcctcttgtacaacacatctcCGCTTAAGAAGAACTTATCCGAGAGTTTTCGAAGGTACTTCTTATCCGTAATGGATGCATCCTCTAGATACTCTTGCTTTTCCAAATACTTTTGGATATCGTGGAACCAAGGGTGATCGTCTGATTATTCTTCAGCCGCCAAACAGTACGCTAGTTCATCCAAGTAGTCAATATGGAAAGAaggtgcttcattcttccatttgaccTTAAACATAGAAGCCAATGTAGTCAAAGCATCTGCCAATTGATTTTCCGCTCGGGGAATATGATGGAACGTAACTTCATCAAAATATGGGATTAGCTTCGAGACATGTTCTTTGTAGGGGATCAACTTGGGATCACGAACTTCCCAATCTCCTCTGATTTGGCTGATTACCAACGCAGAATCTCCGTAGACTTCTAAGATCTTGATCTTTAAGTCAATAGCCGCTTCCAAACCAAAGATGCATGCTTGATAGTCTGTCATATTGTTGGTGCAATTGAAACATAATCTCGCGGTGAATGGGAGATTACATCCGGTTGGGGAGGTGATGATTGCCCCGATTCTATTTCCTTGAGCATTAGATGCACCATCGAACACGTCTGTCCATCGTGATCCTGGTTCGAGTCCCCTTTCTAGTTCTAGAACACCCCAATCTCTGACAAACATGATGTTTTCATCTGGAAAGTCAAAGCGCATGGGCTGATAGTCTTCCACGGGTTAATGAGCCTGGTAGTAAGACAACGCACTACCTTTGATGGCTCTGCGTGATATATTGGATGTCGTATTCTATTAACGCCATATGCCACCGAGCAACCCTTCCTGTGAGGCTAGGTTTCTCGAATACGTACTTGATGGTAGGTTCTTGCAAGTACTTTTTTATCTTTTCAAACGCATTCTGGAATTTATCATTCCACTCAGTTGCTTGATATTTGCGGAGtaatttgaatatcggttcgcatGTGGCCGtgaggtgagatatgaatctAGCTATGTAGTTCAATCGCTCCAAGAATCCACAAACCTCTTTCTCATTTCTCGGTGCTGGCATATTCTTTATCGCTTTGACTTTTTCAGGATCAACTTCATTGCCTCGTTGGCTCACGATAAAACCTAGCAACTTTCTAGATCTTACCCCAAATGTGCACTTACTGGGATTTAGTCTCAGCTTGAACTTCCTCAATCGTGCAAACAGTTTCTTGAGATGAACCAAATGCTCTTCCTCAGTTTGGGATTttgcgatcatatcatcaacatatacttcaatctctttatgaatcatataATGAAAGAGAGTGACCATCGCACGTTGATATGTCGCACCGGAATTCTTCAAgccaaatggcatcactttgtagcaaaaggtgccccaaggggtgattaacgtggttttctccatgtcttcgggtgccatttttatttgattgtatccagagaacccatccatgaaggaaaatacATAGAATTGAGTcatattgtctaccaacacatcgatgtgaggcagagggaaatcatctttagggaTTGCCctattcaggtctcggtaatcaacacacatacgtACTTTACCGTATTTATTTGGCATAGGTACAATGTTTGCTACCCACTGAGGATAATTTGCCACTGCAAGAAAACCTACATCCAATTACTTCTGgacttcttctttaattttgatGGCCATGTCGGGATGAGTCCTTCTCAGTTTCTGCTTCACCGAAGAGCATTCTTCTTTGAGATGTAATCGATGCACCACTATACCTGTATCTAgtcctggcatatcttgatatgactAGGAAAATACATCCATATACTCTTGCAAGAGTTAGA includes these proteins:
- the LOC127123299 gene encoding uncharacterized protein LOC127123299 codes for the protein MFVRDWGVLELERGLEPGSRWTDVFDGASNAQGNRIGAIITSPTGCNLPFTARLCFNCTNNMTDYQACIFGLEAAIDLKIKILEVYGDSALVISQIRGDWEVRDPKLIPYKEHVSKLIPYFDEVTFHHIPRAENQLADALTTLASMFKVKWKNEAPSFHIDYLDELAYCLAAEE